The following proteins are encoded in a genomic region of Alnus glutinosa chromosome 8, dhAlnGlut1.1, whole genome shotgun sequence:
- the LOC133875635 gene encoding histone deacetylase 5 — protein MEVCAESQRSSGSQRRVGILYDDRMCKHHTPDGDYHPENPNRIRAIWKKLQSARIPQRCVVLDAKEVEDRYVLSVHSKKHVDLIRNISSKQFDSRRNRIASKFNSIYLNEGSSEAAFLSAGSVIEVAERVAKGELSSAFAIVRPPGHHAEHNEAMGFCLFNNVAIAANFLLNERPELGIKKILIVDWDVHHGNGTQKMFWKDSRVLFFSVHRHEFGSFYPANDDGFYTMIGEGLGAGYNINVPWENGQCGDADYLAVWDHILLPVAKEFNPDLVIISAGFDAAVGDPLGGCCVTPYGYSVMLKKLMKFAQGKIVLALEGGYNLDSIANSVLACVEVLLGTPISGSSEAYPFESSWRVIQAVRQELSVFWPTLADELPAKLISQTAPLAPNILILGSDSEVEDDNGAVSENLEEVLQSVIQPLSNLKVDEDSQDKVATASDTWRLELSKVDIWYATFGSNMWKPRFLCYIEGGQVEGMKKPCSGSTNKTLPKEIVWKTYPYRLFFGRESSSSWGPGGVAFLNPESKIEDKAHFCMYRITLEQFNDVLLQENDSSYDMTSPLFDLAALMSVTSKEPNSVEILGRGWYRNLVYLGKEQDIPILTMTCSHSDVKCFKSGELPLCPPCEAYASTLIKGLVGGGKLSEEEAMAYIQEASSKSL, from the exons ATGGAGGTCTGCGCTGAAAGCCAGAGGAGTAGTGGCAGTCAAAGACGAGTAGGGATACTCTACGACGACCGTATGTGTAAGCACCATACGCCCGACGGTGATTACCATCCCGAAAACCCTAATCGGATTCGCGCTATCTGGAAGAAGCTCCAAAGCGCTCGCATTCCACAGAG ATGCGTGGTTTTGGACGCCAAAGAAGTAGAAGACAGATATGTTTTGTCAGTTCACTCCAAAAAGCACGTGGATTTGATAAGGAATATAAGCTCCAAACAGTTCGATTCACGGAGAAATAGGATCGCTTCGAAATTCAATTCCATTTACTTGAACGAGGGCTCGTCCGAAGCTGCTTTTCTCTCTGCCGGCTCTGTTATCGAG GTTGCGGAGAGAGTTGCGAAAGGCGAATTGAGTTCTGCTTTTGCGATCGTAAGGCCTCCGGGACATCACGCCGAGCACAATGAAGCCATGGGATTTTGTCTATTCAACAATGTGGCTATTGCCgcaaattttcttttgaatgaAAGA CCAGAGTTGGGAATTAAGAAAATCTTGATCGTTGATTGGGATGTACATCATGGTAACGGTACGCAAAAGATGTTCTGGAAGGATTCTCGTGTTTTATTCTTCTCTGTTCACAG GCATGAGTTTGGGAGTTTTTATCCAGCTAATGATGATGGTTTCTATACTATGATTGGAGAAGGACTCGGTGCAGGATATAATATTAACGTCCCATGGGAGAATGGTCAGTGCGGAGATGCAGACTATCTTGCAGTTTGGGACCATATATTACTTCCTGTTGCCAAGGAATTTAATCCCGATCTAGTTATAATATCAGCAGGATTTGATGCAG CTGTTGGTGATCCGTTAGGCGGTTGTTGTGTCACGCCATATGGGTACTCAGTTATGTTGAAGAAG ctgaTGAAGTTCGCCCAAGGAAAGATTGTACTGGCATTAGAAGGAGGATACAATCTTGACTCTATAGCAAATTCAGTGCTTGCATGTGTGGAAGTCTTGCTAGGCACGCCTATCAGTGGATCTTCAGAAGCATACCCATTTGAGTCATCATGGCGTGTGATACAAGCG GTGCGCCAGGAATTAAGTGTTTTCTGGCCAACACTTGCAGATGAATTACCAGCCAAGTTAATTAGTCAAACAGCACCTCTAGCTCCG AATATTCTGATCTTGGGCTCTGATTCTGAAGTCGAGGATGACAATGGTGCAGTATCAGAAAATCTTGAGGAGGTTCTTCAGAGTGTTATACAGCCCCTGTCGAACCtgaaagttgatgaagataGTCAGG ATAAAGTCGCCACTGCTTCCGACACCTGGAGATTGGAACTTTCAAAGGTTGACATTTGGTATGCTACTTTTGGATCAAATATGTGGAAACCAAGATTCCTGTGCTATATTGAAGGTGGACAG GTGGAAGGTATGAAAAAGCCATGTTCTGGTTCGACCAATAAAACTCTGCCGAAGGAAATTGTCTGGAAGACATACCCTTATCGTTTATTCTTTGGCCGTGAATCTTCAAGTTCATGGGGTCCTGGAGGGGTTGCTTTCCTTAATCCTGAAAGCAAAATCGAGGATAAAGCTCACTTTTGCATGTATAGAATCAC GTTAGAGCAGTTCAATGATGTTCTGCTTCAGGAGAACGATTCAAGTTACGACATGACTTCTCCTTTGTTTGATTTGGCTGCTTTAATGTCTGTTACAAGCAAGGAGCCCAATTCTGTAGAGATTCTG GGGAGGGGTTGGTATCGAAATCTTGTTTACTTGGGAAAGGAGCAGGACATTCCAATACTGACCATGAC GTGCTCGCATTCGGATGTGAAGTGCTTCAAATCCGGGGAGCTTCCGTTGTGTCCTCCGTGCGAGGCCTACGCATCCACTTTAATAAAGGGCCTGGTAGGTGGAGGGAAACtttcagaagaggaagctatgGCGTACATACAAGAAGCTTCTAGTAAATCATTGTGA
- the LOC133875356 gene encoding DNAJ protein JJJ1 homolog, which translates to MASEKRCHYEVLGLSRDCTADEIRSAYKKLALQRHPDKLVQSGLSQAEATARFQELAQAYEVLSDPKERAWYDSHRSQILFADSNPSTNSTVPNLFSFFSNTVYSGYSDSGRGFFKVYSDLFSKIYANELDFASKLGLGRESVRQAPAMGNLESPYAQVSAFYNYWLGFSSVMDFFWVDQYDAMAGLNRKSRRVMEEENKKARKKARREYNETVRGLAEFVKKRDKRVIDMALKRNLEMERKRVLERERKRELERERMERVRAYVEPDWAQAEEVEEEEEEEEERKAREGKELYCVVCGKKFKSEKQWKNHEQSKKHKEKVAEFRDSIGDEGVQVDDGVGQEKEEEETVADELGERIRDGLEIEGEENGDELYEVEDGDGDNGNDDDDDDDDEEDEMGVLEAMVAGHKNRKNVGLGSEGGVEDDESDGVGFMEYNNRKSTRRSRGGKKEKGTRNGGEAMRDATSKIDSQSDESDGNQNSNLEESSTRFVENEFGSEGRVEDDESNGVEFMEYNNRKSTRRSRGGKKEKGKRNGGEAMRDATDKIDSRSDESDGNQNSNLEESSTHCLPENESNGNGKGDNRLGRSKKVSDQAVDQKGTGKKDTNAKSKNSSKQKKAKAASKNSSNLCEACGEEFESRNKLHKHLGETGHAALKYR; encoded by the exons ATGGCATCGGAAAAGCGGTGCCACTACGAGGTGCTGGGCCTGAGCCGCGACTGCACGGCCGACGAAATCCGGTCGGCCTACAAGAAGCTGGCGCTGCAGCGCCACCCGGACAAGCTGGTCCAGTCGGGCCTCTCCCAGGCCGAGGCCACAGCCCGCTTCCAAGAGCTGGCCCAGGCCTACGAGGTCCTCTCCGACCCCAAGGAACGCGCCTGGTACGACTCCCACCGCTCCCAGATCCTCTTCGCCGATTCGAACCCCTCCACCAACTCCACCGTCCCCaacctcttctccttcttctccaACACCGTCTACTCCGGCTACTCCGACTCGGGTCGCGGGTTCTTCAAGGTCTACTCCGACCTCTTCTCTAAGATTTACGCCAACGAGCTCGATTTCGCCAGTAAGCTAGGGTTAGGGCGGGAGTCGGTGCGCCAGGCTCCGGCGATGGGGAACCTGGAGAGTCCCTACGCGCAGGTGAGCGCGTTCTACAACTACTGGCTAGGGTTTAGCTCGGTGATGGATTTCTTCTGGGTGGACCAGTACGACGCGATGGCGGGGCTGAACCGGAAGTCGAGGAGGGTGATGGAGGAGGAGAACAAGAAGGCGAGGAAGAAGGCGAGGAGGGAGTACAACGAGACGGTGCGTGGGTTGGCGGAATTCGTGAAGAAGAGGGACAAGCGCGTGATCGACATGGCGTTGAAGAGGAATTTGGAGATGGAGAGGAAGAGGGTAttggagagggagaggaagaggGAATTGGAGAGGGAGAGGATGGAGAGGGTTAGGGCTTACGTGGAGCCCGACTGGGCTCAGGCGGAGGAggtggaggaggaagaggaggaagaggaagagaggaaagCGAGGGAAGGGAAGGAGTTGTATTGTGTCGTGTGTGGGAAGAAGTTCAAGAGCGAGAAGCAGTGGAAGAATCACGAGCAGTCCAAGAAGCATAAGGAGAAGGTTGCGGAGTTTCGGGATTCCATTGGTGATGAAGGAGTACAAGTGGATGATGGTGTtggacaagaaaaagaagaggaggagaCAGTGGCGGATGAGCTTGGAGAGAGGATTAGGGATGGTTTGGAAATCGAGGGGGAGGAGAATGGAGATGAATTATATGAGGTCGAGGATGGGGATGGGGACAATGGCaacgatgatgatgatgatgatgatgatgaagaagatgaaatgGGTGTGCTTGAGGCAATGGTGGCGGGGCATAAGAATAGGAAAAATGTGGGCTTGGGGAGTGAGGGTGGTGTTGAGGATGATGAGAGTGATGGGGTTGGGTTTATGGAGTACAATAATCGGAAGAGCACGAGAAGGAGTCGTGGGGGGAAGAAGGAGAAGGGCACAAGGAATGGTGGAGAGGCTATGAGGGATGCAACCAGTAAGATTGATAGTCAGAGCGATGAAAGTGATGGAAATCAAAATTCCAACTTGGAGGAATCCTCTACTCGATTTGTGGAGAATGAATTTGGGAGTGAGGGTCGTGTTGAGGACGATGAGAGTAATGGGGTTGAGTTTATGGAGTACAATAATCGGAAGAGCACAAGAAGGAGTCGTGGGGGCAAGAAGGAGAAGGGCAAAAGGAATGGTGGAGAGGCTATGAGGGATGCAACTGATAAGATTGATAGTCGGAGCGACGAAAGTGATGGAAATCAGAATTCCAACTTGGAGGAATCCTCTACTCATTGTTTGCCGGAGAATGAGAGCAATGGTAATGGTAAAGGGGACAATCGGTTAGGTAGGAGTAAAAAGGTTTCAGACCAAGCTGTTGATCAAAAAGGGACAGGGAAGAAAGACACAAATGCCAAATCAAAGAACTCATCGAAACAGAAGAAAGCTAAG GCAGCATCAAAGAATTCTAGCAATTTATGTGAGGCATGTGGGGAGGAGTTTGAATCAAG GAATAAATTACATAAGCATTTGGGTGAAACAGGCCATGCTGCACTAAAATATCGATGA